Proteins found in one Macaca nemestrina isolate mMacNem1 chromosome 4, mMacNem.hap1, whole genome shotgun sequence genomic segment:
- the LOC105475525 gene encoding BET1 homolog isoform X1, with protein MRRAGLGEGVPPGSYGNYGYANSGYSACEEENERLTESLRSKVTAIKSLSIEIGHEVKTQNKLLSEMDSQFDSTTGFLGKTMGKLKILSRGSQTKLLCYMMLFSLFVFFIIYWIIKLR; from the exons GTGAAGGAGTACCTCCTGGCAGCTATGGGAACTATGGCTATGCTAATAGTGGGTATAGTGCCtgtgaagaagaaaatgagaggcTCACTGAAAGTCTGAGAAGCAAAGTAACTGCTATAAAATCT CTTTCCATTGAAATAGGCCATGAAGTTAAAACCCAGAATAAATTATTATCTGAAATG GATTCACAATTTGATTCCACAACTGGATTTCTAGGTAAAACTATGGGCAAACTGAAGATTTTATCCAGAGGGAGCCAAACAAAGCTGCTGTGCTATATGAtgctgttttctttatttgtcttttttatcatttattgGATTATTAAACTGAGGTGA
- the LOC105475525 gene encoding BET1 homolog isoform X2 yields MRRAGLGEGVPPGSYGNYGYANSGYSACEEENERLTESLRSKVTAIKSLSIEIGHEVKTQNKLLSEMDSQFDSTTGFLVNASGSRDFTNSNESLLLLILTVAQHLSRSFKKKSRLTFSAIYHSCRII; encoded by the exons GTGAAGGAGTACCTCCTGGCAGCTATGGGAACTATGGCTATGCTAATAGTGGGTATAGTGCCtgtgaagaagaaaatgagaggcTCACTGAAAGTCTGAGAAGCAAAGTAACTGCTATAAAATCT CTTTCCATTGAAATAGGCCATGAAGTTAAAACCCAGAATAAATTATTATCTGAAATG GATTCACAATTTGATTCCACAACTGGATTTCTAG TGAATGCTTCAGGTTCCAGGGATTTCACCAATAGCAATGAAAGTCTTCTTCTGTTAATTTTGACTGTTGCTCAGCATTTGTccagaagctttaaaaaaaaaagcaggcttaCTTTCAGTGCCATCTATCACAGCTGCAGAATTATATAA